The genomic stretch CTTCTAACTATAACTATAGTATAAAAAATGGAAGAATAATAGTAAAATACGGCAAAAATTGAACGAATTTTAGTAATTGCGGCTTCTTCTCAATTTATGTAATACTAAAGGGAGCTCCAGCTAGATTTTTCCTGGCATTTGTAGTATGATGTGTGGATGAATCATTGTAAGGAGGAAGATTACGATGTCAATGGCATATGAAGAATATATGCGTCAGCTTGTGAAGCCGATGCGTGAAGAGCTAACTCGTGCAGGGTATAAAGAGCTTACAACAGAGGAAGCGGTAACAGAGTTTATGGAAAATGCAGAAGGTACAACGTTTGTTGTTGTCAACTCAGTATGCGGATGTGCTGCTGGATTAGCTCGTCCTGCGGCAACACAAGCATTTTTACATGCTGAAAATAAACCGAATCAAGCGATTACCGTATTTGCTGGCCAAGACAAAGAAGCAACGGCAAAGATGAGAGAATATTTTGGTGATATTGAGCCATCTTCTCCATCAATGGCGTTATTAAAAGGTAAAGAAGTTGTTCACTTCATTCCACGTCATGAAATTGAAGGTCAATCATTAGAAGCTATTTTTGAAAATGTTTTAGATGGTTTTAACAAGCACTGCTAATTTATA from Bacillus sp. 1780r2a1 encodes the following:
- a CDS encoding BrxA/BrxB family bacilliredoxin; amino-acid sequence: MSMAYEEYMRQLVKPMREELTRAGYKELTTEEAVTEFMENAEGTTFVVVNSVCGCAAGLARPAATQAFLHAENKPNQAITVFAGQDKEATAKMREYFGDIEPSSPSMALLKGKEVVHFIPRHEIEGQSLEAIFENVLDGFNKHC